The Vibrio orientalis CIP 102891 = ATCC 33934 genome segment AAATCAAGTTGTCGCATCGCATTGTCTGGCAGAGAAAGATGACTGGTATCGACTATACCTAACTCACCCGCGAGTTTTCCATGCGTGTTTAGAAGCTCGTCATAAGAGATATCAAGAGAAAGCATCCCTTGAAGCACTTCGCCCTCATAAACAGGCATAGTCATGCTCAAAACGAGTGTACTGCTCGGTGGCATTGGTGCTGGCCCAGCCACTGTAATCAAGTCTCGATTATTAGCCGTTTTCCGCCAGAAAGGACGAGCCTTTAAAGTGGCAAGCAGTTCAGCGGTAAGACTTCTGGCATAAGTATCCGGAGAAGACATCAGATACCCTTCACGGTCAATGTAGTGAATGCCAAGTAAATAGGAATCAATATCGTGAAGAAAAGATAGGACAGGAGCGAGAGAAACCTGCCCTGAGACACGTTTATACTTGTCACTTTCTGGGTCACATAAGCTCGCGTCACCCACTAGCATATAGTTTATGTCCACAGCAGGAATTTCGTGATGTCGTCCCTCAGACAAGAGCAACGCATCTATCGGCCACATTTGACACAACCCATCTTTCACTTGGACATTGTGCTCTAACATCAAAATGTAGTTAGATTTGGAATAGTTCGAAAAGCTGTAATCAATCGCACTGATCACTTTACTGGCACGTGATAACGCTTCAGTAACACGTTCATATTCATCATTGATATCGCGATTGACTGAGTCGTAGTAGTTTTTACCGGTCAGAGCTAAAACTAACAAGGTAATTACCAAAGGCATTAACAATACAAATTTTAAACTAAAATGCCTTTCTACCTGCATCCCACCCTCAAACTAAAATAAAAGCCCACCCATACAAGATAGACAGGCTTAGAAACGTATTGTTTTCAAGTATGACACATGTTCATCACTTTCAAAGTGAGTAGATTATTAAAATTTTGTCAAATGAACTTAGTTGAGCAATAAACTGTCATCCGTTAACTCTTCCCCTCTCACCTTAGAGAACATCTCCAACAGATCGGGAACTTGCATATTTTGACGCTGTGTACCTGCAACATCTAACACAATTTCCCCTTGGTGGAGCATCACGGTGCGATCACCACAAGCTAAAGCATCTTTCATCGAATGGGTCACCATCATCACGGTTAAGTTAAATTCAGCAACGATTTTCTTGGTTAAGTCGATGATAAATGCAGCCATCCTAGGATCGAGTGCTGCGGTATGCTCATCCAATAGCAGTAATTTACTATCCGACAGCGTCGCCATTACAAGACTCACGGCCTGACGTTGGCCGCCGGAAAGTAGCCCTATACTATCGCCCAATCGATCTTCAAGACCTAAGCCAAGGATACTGATCCTCTCTTGGAACAACTGTCGGCGCTTGGACGATAACGACAGACTCCAGCCACGCTTCTTACCGCGCATGTAAGCTAGTGCCATATTCTCTTCTATGGTTAGCTCGCCACATGTACCTGCGAGAGGGTCTTGAAACACTCTTGCACATTGCTGCGCTCGCTGATCAACGGTTTGTTTAGTCACATCGAGTTCATCAATTATAACCTTCCCCCCGATCATCGGAGTTTCACCGGTCACCGCCCCAAGCAAGG includes the following:
- a CDS encoding sensor domain-containing diguanylate cyclase, with the translated sequence MQVERHFSLKFVLLMPLVITLLVLALTGKNYYDSVNRDINDEYERVTEALSRASKVISAIDYSFSNYSKSNYILMLEHNVQVKDGLCQMWPIDALLLSEGRHHEIPAVDINYMLVGDASLCDPESDKYKRVSGQVSLAPVLSFLHDIDSYLLGIHYIDREGYLMSSPDTYARSLTAELLATLKARPFWRKTANNRDLITVAGPAPMPPSSTLVLSMTMPVYEGEVLQGMLSLDISYDELLNTHGKLAGELGIVDTSHLSLPDNAMRQLDLELEGVKGSHTLFYQFDLAKETRNFFIFERYSLAVVIFIYVFSVIVLFFINTRVEHDYFKELAAKDPMTGLLNRRGLKAFLKTVQHNDYVALAVFDIDNFKAINDNYGHDVGDVVISHVADQITINIRHSDVAARIGGEEFVIYMSGNDKALLQKGMSRVQQAIVATSADAVENGFTISGGVEIVTKSEERGFDTLFKAADEKLYQAKTTGKDKLVF
- a CDS encoding ABC transporter ATP-binding protein, whose protein sequence is MIRLEDIQVTFNPGTILENKALRGVTLEVPEHQFLTVIGSNGAGKSTLLGAVTGETPMIGGKVIIDELDVTKQTVDQRAQQCARVFQDPLAGTCGELTIEENMALAYMRGKKRGWSLSLSSKRRQLFQERISILGLGLEDRLGDSIGLLSGGQRQAVSLVMATLSDSKLLLLDEHTAALDPRMAAFIIDLTKKIVAEFNLTVMMVTHSMKDALACGDRTVMLHQGEIVLDVAGTQRQNMQVPDLLEMFSKVRGEELTDDSLLLN